A window from Pedobacter africanus encodes these proteins:
- a CDS encoding thymidine kinase — translation MLFSEQNYRRGEYCGSIEVICGSMFSGKTEELLRRLKRAQIAKLNVEIFKPKTDTRYDETAVVSHDLNSIQSTPVESSSAILLLGANTQVVGIDEAQFFDDNLPEVCNKLAQKGIRVIVAGLDMDFQGKPFGPVPALMAIAELVTKVNAVCVRCGSPAVYSYRTAASESRVLLGEKDSYEPRCRHCFHLGDMA, via the coding sequence ATGTTATTCAGCGAACAAAATTACAGGCGGGGTGAGTATTGCGGCAGTATTGAAGTAATTTGCGGCTCTATGTTTTCCGGCAAAACAGAGGAATTGTTAAGGCGTTTAAAACGTGCGCAGATCGCCAAACTGAATGTAGAGATCTTTAAACCAAAAACAGACACCAGATATGACGAAACTGCGGTGGTTTCGCACGACCTGAATTCCATCCAGTCTACCCCGGTAGAAAGTTCATCGGCAATTTTACTTTTAGGTGCCAATACACAGGTAGTAGGTATTGATGAAGCTCAGTTCTTTGACGACAACCTGCCCGAAGTTTGTAACAAACTTGCACAAAAGGGAATCAGGGTTATTGTTGCCGGACTGGATATGGACTTTCAGGGCAAGCCTTTTGGCCCGGTCCCGGCCTTAATGGCCATTGCCGAACTGGTAACCAAAGTAAATGCAGTTTGTGTACGCTGCGGCAGTCCGGCTGTATATTCCTATCGAACCGCCGCCAGCGAAAGCAGGGTACTGCTGGGCGAAAAAGACAGCTATGAACCCAGGTGCAGGCACTGTTTTCATTTAGGCGATATGGCCTGA
- a CDS encoding RagB/SusD family nutrient uptake outer membrane protein yields MKHFIYIFLGGLLCLTACKKNNIEEVPLERWTEDLIFDTTDSLGNYAKNFLNDIYTLLPTGYNRIGSNFAGLSTNDMLDAATDDAISSRASSNIESFTNGRISSFSVVDDAWDKNYRGIRKVNIFLANVGKVPFLKTMITEKNYWIAESRFLRAMFYFELFKRYGGVPLLGDRILTLNDDLAIKRNTAEECSQYILSELEAVKDQLRPNPLQDADLGRVSKAAALALKSRLLLYLASPLYNSNNDPSKWLAAANAARDLMTLTNTIGLESAYLNVFTARKNKEVILAFQRTPDISVERNNAPIGYTDAVASNGLTSPTQELVDAFEMKNGKAITDPTSGYSGSNPYFSRDPRFYHTIFHNGMTWVKRAVETFEGGLDKPGGIVTQTRTGYYARKFMADFSNATTYSNQTHNPIIFRFAETLLNFAEAQNEYAGPTAEVKKAIEDIRQRAGLVPFTLAANLTKDQMREVIRHERRVEMAFEEQRFWDIRRWKIAEQVMNGKLHGIKIIRTAPGVFTYTPIEAATVTFDAGKMYSYPIPYSEITKNTNLIQNQGW; encoded by the coding sequence GCCAAGAATTTTCTTAATGATATCTATACTTTACTTCCTACAGGTTACAACCGCATAGGCTCAAATTTTGCAGGATTGTCTACCAATGATATGTTGGATGCCGCTACCGATGATGCCATTTCCTCAAGGGCCTCGAGTAACATAGAGTCTTTTACAAACGGAAGGATCAGCTCTTTCAGTGTGGTAGACGACGCCTGGGACAAAAATTACAGGGGCATCAGAAAAGTAAATATTTTCCTGGCCAATGTTGGAAAGGTACCTTTTCTCAAAACTATGATTACCGAGAAAAACTACTGGATAGCCGAAAGCCGGTTTTTGCGGGCCATGTTTTATTTTGAACTTTTTAAACGCTACGGCGGTGTTCCTCTGCTTGGAGATCGGATACTGACGCTCAATGATGACCTGGCAATTAAAAGAAATACTGCAGAGGAATGCAGTCAGTATATACTTTCTGAACTCGAGGCGGTAAAAGATCAGCTCAGGCCTAATCCGCTTCAGGATGCCGATTTAGGCCGGGTTTCCAAGGCTGCCGCACTTGCACTAAAGTCGCGCCTATTATTGTATCTGGCGAGTCCATTATATAACAGCAACAATGACCCTTCGAAATGGCTTGCGGCGGCGAATGCAGCGAGAGACCTGATGACATTAACGAATACGATTGGATTGGAAAGCGCTTACCTGAATGTATTTACTGCACGCAAGAATAAAGAAGTTATTCTGGCTTTTCAACGTACACCAGATATTTCTGTTGAGCGGAACAATGCACCAATAGGGTATACGGATGCAGTAGCCAGCAACGGCCTGACCAGCCCCACTCAGGAACTGGTAGATGCTTTTGAAATGAAAAACGGAAAAGCAATTACTGATCCGACATCAGGCTATAGTGGGTCAAACCCATACTTTTCGCGTGATCCGCGTTTTTACCATACGATTTTCCACAATGGAATGACTTGGGTAAAACGGGCAGTAGAAACCTTTGAGGGGGGCTTGGATAAACCGGGCGGCATCGTTACACAAACCCGCACCGGTTACTATGCCAGGAAGTTTATGGCCGATTTTTCTAATGCCACAACTTATAGCAACCAGACGCACAACCCCATTATTTTTCGCTTTGCAGAGACCCTGTTAAATTTTGCAGAGGCACAGAATGAATATGCCGGACCAACGGCGGAGGTAAAAAAGGCAATTGAAGATATCAGACAACGGGCAGGGTTGGTCCCTTTTACATTGGCTGCAAATCTTACAAAGGATCAGATGAGAGAAGTGATCCGTCATGAAAGAAGGGTAGAGATGGCTTTTGAAGAGCAACGGTTCTGGGATATCAGAAGATGGAAGATTGCTGAGCAGGTGATGAATGGAAAGCTGCATGGAATAAAAATTATACGTACAGCCCCTGGGGTGTTTACCTATACCCCTATTGAAGCAGCAACAGTAACATTTGATGCAGGAAAAATGTACAGTTATCCGATTCCATACAGTGAGATCACTAAAAACACAAATTTAATCCAAAACCAGGGCTGGTAG
- a CDS encoding glycoside hydrolase family 2 protein — translation MQYKKIIAFILLISWAVSGYGSNARQILPLNKNWQFYFAYNFEQNIEKQKVNLPHTWNAEETLKGIANYNRTSAIYENTLTVTDAMKGKRLFLYFEGANSVATILLNNKFVDEHKGGYTGFCIEITKFVGLGANALTVQVSNAYRLDVIPLHGDFNVYGGIHRPVSLIVTDQDCISLLDHGSSGVYISQQQVSPQSAKINVLSKMSVGNHSGLSLKTTIYDREKNVVASSVANITDANSKEARQDISISNPRLWNGKADPYLYTVEVSLLKNDQLIDQVSQPLGLRFFQVDPDKGFFLNGKYLDLYGAGRHEDLAGKGSALSDADHENDMELIKELGATAMRLTHYPQNKHFYDMCDRNGIILWSEIPFVGPGGYTGTGYLKNKELEANIRTMLIELIRQNFNHPSICFWGMFNELKLNYDDPQPFIKELNTLAKQEDPGRLTTLASNLEPEKFNGLTDLMGWNKYYGWYGGNFDEVGKWADDVHRVLPFTPISVSEYGAGASPFKHTEVLTKPAPTGRFHPEEWQTAFHEKHWEALKRRTFVWGKFVWVLADFGSSIRTEGDRTAINDKGLVTYDRKVKKDAFYFYKANWNPEPMLYIAERRNNIRYSKTAAVKVFCNAGTVSLWVNGKIYPKKVPNDLKTILWQNIKLQPGKNTILVRSVTRGKVLEDSCVWNQI, via the coding sequence ATGCAGTATAAAAAAATCATTGCCTTTATTCTTTTAATATCTTGGGCAGTATCCGGATATGGCAGTAATGCCAGACAGATCCTTCCTTTAAATAAGAACTGGCAGTTTTATTTTGCATATAATTTTGAACAAAACATAGAAAAGCAAAAGGTTAACCTGCCCCACACCTGGAATGCCGAAGAAACCCTGAAGGGTATAGCCAATTACAATCGTACCTCGGCTATTTATGAAAACACTCTTACAGTAACCGATGCAATGAAAGGGAAGCGATTATTCCTGTATTTTGAAGGGGCAAACAGTGTGGCCACGATATTGCTGAACAATAAATTCGTAGACGAGCATAAAGGCGGATATACCGGTTTTTGTATTGAAATAACAAAATTTGTGGGTCTGGGAGCAAATGCGCTTACAGTCCAGGTTAGCAATGCCTACCGTTTAGATGTAATCCCCCTGCACGGCGATTTTAATGTCTACGGAGGGATTCACCGTCCGGTTTCTTTGATTGTTACAGACCAGGATTGCATCAGCCTTTTGGATCATGGTTCTTCAGGAGTATACATCAGTCAGCAACAAGTGTCCCCGCAATCCGCCAAAATTAATGTCCTGAGTAAAATGTCTGTTGGAAATCACTCTGGATTGTCATTAAAAACCACAATATATGACCGGGAGAAAAATGTGGTTGCATCATCAGTAGCGAACATTACTGATGCAAATAGCAAGGAGGCGAGGCAGGATATCAGCATTAGCAATCCACGTTTGTGGAACGGGAAAGCCGACCCATACCTTTATACGGTAGAAGTCAGCCTTTTAAAAAATGACCAGTTGATTGATCAGGTGTCGCAGCCCCTGGGACTGCGCTTTTTTCAGGTAGACCCTGATAAAGGTTTCTTTCTGAACGGGAAATACCTGGATCTGTATGGTGCGGGCCGCCATGAAGATCTGGCAGGAAAGGGCTCGGCTTTGAGCGATGCAGATCATGAGAATGACATGGAACTCATCAAAGAACTGGGTGCTACGGCCATGCGTTTAACGCACTACCCTCAAAACAAACATTTTTATGATATGTGTGACCGCAATGGAATTATCCTTTGGTCGGAGATTCCTTTTGTAGGGCCTGGTGGGTATACAGGTACAGGTTATCTAAAAAATAAAGAACTGGAAGCCAATATCAGGACAATGCTTATTGAGCTGATCAGGCAGAATTTCAACCATCCCTCCATTTGTTTCTGGGGGATGTTCAATGAACTAAAACTCAATTATGATGATCCACAGCCTTTTATCAAGGAGTTGAACACTTTGGCTAAACAGGAAGATCCGGGTAGGCTAACTACGCTTGCGTCAAATCTGGAGCCCGAAAAATTTAACGGACTGACGGATCTGATGGGCTGGAACAAATATTACGGCTGGTATGGTGGCAATTTTGATGAAGTGGGGAAATGGGCTGATGATGTACATCGGGTCCTGCCGTTTACCCCGATCTCAGTAAGTGAGTATGGGGCAGGAGCCAGCCCTTTTAAGCACACTGAGGTGCTGACCAAACCTGCCCCGACCGGGCGTTTTCATCCCGAAGAGTGGCAGACTGCTTTCCATGAAAAACACTGGGAAGCACTAAAGCGACGGACATTTGTATGGGGTAAATTTGTCTGGGTGCTAGCTGATTTTGGATCTTCTATCCGCACCGAAGGGGACCGCACTGCCATTAACGACAAGGGGCTGGTGACTTACGACAGAAAAGTCAAAAAGGACGCTTTCTATTTTTATAAAGCCAACTGGAACCCGGAACCTATGCTGTACATTGCAGAGCGGAGGAACAACATCCGGTATAGCAAAACAGCGGCCGTTAAAGTGTTTTGTAATGCGGGAACAGTTAGTTTATGGGTAAATGGCAAGATATATCCGAAGAAGGTACCGAACGATTTGAAAACCATTTTATGGCAAAATATTAAACTGCAGCCAGGTAAAAATACGATCCTGGTGAGGTCTGTAACCAGAGGGAAAGTATTGGAGGATAGTTGCGTCTGGAACCAGATATAA
- a CDS encoding right-handed parallel beta-helix repeat-containing protein: MTKTILLNFLLLLCSLTVPGTLSAKYTGAVKYYIDQENGNDNQEGTSEKRPWKTLQKVNAQVFKPGDQILFKRGGKWQGQLVPKGSGTKEQPIVFGAYGKGALPVIAAEGKFIDAVLIKNISHVTIAFLDVSNLDTGVKEQKTGPTGIRILSEDIGTISNIRISNLFVHDINGDNKKGSKEGHGIFWDCQGPKASNIENLLIENCRLERVDRNGIRGNGTFGFRNNWFPNRNLTIRGCTLSDIGGDGIVIKAFDGALVEHNKLFYIRTRAKDNAVGIWPHSSDNTVIQFNEVAYTQNDDWSNDGQSFDIDGNCNHTIIQNNYSHDNEGGFMLVISDAINVKSKMTKNSIIRDNLSVNDGNNRKRLFNFAMASDSTLVSDNVFYNNSKDSVKIEFVDLEYTGQKNVLFERNVIHYTGASSAVFSKTAKQYGRLNWKDNTFNGNISGRENLLNVINGEALLKDKDSKKYPWSLLKKLKLNKYK; encoded by the coding sequence ATGACAAAAACTATACTGCTTAATTTTTTACTTCTGCTTTGCAGTTTAACAGTACCTGGAACATTAAGTGCAAAATATACTGGCGCAGTGAAATACTACATAGATCAGGAGAATGGAAATGACAACCAAGAAGGGACATCGGAAAAACGGCCATGGAAAACACTGCAAAAAGTGAATGCGCAGGTTTTTAAGCCTGGCGATCAGATCCTTTTTAAACGCGGAGGCAAATGGCAGGGGCAATTGGTGCCCAAAGGTTCGGGAACTAAAGAACAGCCCATTGTTTTTGGGGCTTATGGCAAGGGTGCTTTGCCAGTTATTGCTGCCGAGGGCAAGTTTATTGATGCAGTTTTGATAAAAAATATCAGCCATGTGACTATAGCGTTTTTGGATGTCTCCAATCTTGATACAGGGGTCAAAGAACAAAAAACAGGCCCTACAGGGATTCGTATTCTTTCTGAAGACATCGGTACGATTTCAAATATCCGTATTTCAAATTTGTTCGTGCATGACATTAATGGCGACAACAAAAAAGGCAGTAAAGAGGGCCACGGAATTTTTTGGGATTGCCAGGGGCCTAAAGCAAGTAATATAGAAAATCTGCTTATTGAAAATTGCAGGCTGGAACGTGTAGACCGGAATGGTATCCGCGGAAATGGGACATTCGGCTTCAGGAACAATTGGTTCCCGAACAGGAACCTGACGATCAGGGGCTGTACCCTTTCAGATATCGGTGGAGATGGAATTGTGATCAAGGCTTTTGATGGTGCTTTGGTAGAGCATAATAAACTGTTTTACATCCGAACAAGAGCAAAAGACAATGCAGTAGGGATATGGCCGCACAGCAGCGACAATACGGTAATTCAGTTTAATGAAGTAGCCTATACCCAAAATGACGATTGGTCTAACGATGGTCAGTCGTTTGATATTGACGGCAATTGTAACCATACCATTATTCAGAATAACTACAGTCATGATAACGAAGGTGGATTTATGCTGGTTATTTCTGATGCCATAAATGTAAAAAGCAAGATGACTAAGAATAGCATTATCAGAGATAACCTGAGTGTAAATGACGGCAATAACCGTAAAAGGCTTTTTAATTTCGCAATGGCTTCAGATAGCACGCTGGTTTCAGATAATGTGTTTTATAACAATTCAAAAGATTCTGTTAAGATAGAATTTGTTGATTTGGAATACACTGGCCAGAAAAACGTGCTGTTTGAGCGCAATGTTATCCATTATACCGGGGCCTCATCAGCGGTTTTTAGTAAAACAGCAAAACAGTATGGAAGGCTGAACTGGAAGGATAACACTTTTAATGGTAATATCTCGGGTAGGGAAAACCTGTTAAATGTCATTAATGGCGAGGCCTTGCTCAAAGACAAGGACAGCAAAAAATATCCCTGGTCGCTTTTAAAAAAATTAAAACTTAACAAGTATAAATAG
- a CDS encoding SusC/RagA family TonB-linked outer membrane protein, with translation MQRIIYITLAMVFFGPGILLAQTKVIKGLVRESGGPMPGATITEKGLPNNGAQTGADGRFQLTLKGGSQTIIVRSIGFISQEVNVAGKSEVNVTLAVDAKGLEEVIVVGFGKQKKITNTGAVSSINAAEIRQNPTASVQNTLAGRLPGFFSQQRSGQPGKDGADFFIRGVSSYTSGQRPLIIVDDIEYSYSDVAQLDPNEIESISILKDASTTAIYGVKGANGVMVITTRRGVAGAPVINFKSELGLQQKTFTPKFLGSYEAAVLTNDALVNSDQTKRFTDRDLELFKDGSDPYGHPDVDWFKTLMKPTSLISRNNLDISGGTESVKYFVSLGYLWQNGALRDFSKKSEVNNTHYYKRYNFRSNLDIQATKTLNFRLDMTGRFGETNEPITNSPNSNGLIGEIYSFNFLPPFAYAVYNPDGSYGTNASLSGVNVVGRIATQGYTRSFDNDLNITFGGTQKLEMLTQGLSAKALISYASSQTNTRGLSRTSTSFPMYYYNQETGSYTPKDATIYRIPAYNLSRSAGGVSRTTNIQASLNYDHNFDDHRVYALGLYNRNSYIENDNSKAGSSLPTNFRGVTLRAGYDYKQKYLLEFNAARNGTDKFVGKKRNGWFPAISAGWNIAEEPFFKKSIPFINLFKVRGSYGLVGSDNIGGAQFVYDQVYTNNGSYSFGQQHNSYAGILEGTLGNDNVTWEKEKKADVGLDMSMFEGKFTVTVDYFNNNRFDILTSRASVPLIVGIGLPPVNLGKVNNRGWDGELNYRDNINNFQYFARATFSYAKNKIVFRDEANPRYPWLARTGQPVGQGFGYVFDGYYQDADDIANSAKPTTSIKPGDLKYKDLNGDGIIDALDQRPVGSPNLPSTTMGLTLGFNYKGFSFSALLQGSYDYSMYFASEAIEGLSSNFQPIHKQSWTPELGNNAKLPLLGTNSTISRANVSLSDFWLIDAKYLRLKTMEVGYQLPVQWTKAIGFKGIRVYANGYNLLTWTNVNKFYQADPESVNASGGIINTGAITAYPNQRIYNFGANFSL, from the coding sequence ATGCAAAGAATTATATATATCACACTTGCAATGGTTTTCTTCGGGCCGGGCATTTTGCTGGCACAGACCAAAGTGATAAAAGGATTGGTCAGGGAAAGCGGGGGACCGATGCCTGGTGCCACTATTACGGAAAAGGGACTTCCTAACAACGGAGCCCAGACCGGGGCAGATGGGAGGTTTCAGTTGACACTCAAGGGAGGCAGTCAAACCATTATCGTAAGGAGTATAGGTTTTATTTCCCAGGAAGTAAACGTTGCCGGAAAATCGGAAGTAAATGTTACCCTTGCCGTTGATGCCAAAGGACTTGAAGAAGTAATCGTTGTGGGTTTTGGTAAGCAAAAGAAGATTACCAATACCGGGGCAGTGAGTTCCATTAATGCGGCTGAAATCCGGCAAAACCCTACAGCCAGCGTTCAGAATACCCTGGCAGGTAGATTACCAGGCTTCTTTTCTCAGCAGAGAAGCGGCCAGCCGGGAAAAGACGGTGCAGATTTCTTTATTCGCGGGGTGAGTAGTTATACTTCAGGGCAACGGCCCTTGATCATTGTCGATGATATTGAATACAGCTATTCTGACGTTGCCCAGCTAGATCCAAATGAGATTGAAAGCATCTCTATTCTTAAAGATGCATCTACAACTGCGATTTATGGTGTCAAAGGCGCAAACGGAGTAATGGTGATTACCACCAGAAGAGGTGTAGCCGGAGCACCTGTGATCAATTTTAAATCTGAACTCGGATTGCAGCAGAAAACATTTACCCCTAAGTTCCTGGGTTCTTATGAAGCTGCTGTACTTACCAACGATGCCCTGGTGAACAGTGACCAGACCAAGCGTTTTACAGACAGGGACCTTGAACTTTTTAAAGATGGCAGTGATCCATATGGACATCCTGATGTAGACTGGTTTAAGACACTCATGAAGCCAACTTCGCTGATTTCAAGAAACAACCTGGATATTTCTGGCGGCACGGAAAGTGTTAAGTATTTCGTTTCATTAGGCTATTTGTGGCAGAATGGAGCACTGAGAGATTTCAGTAAAAAAAGCGAAGTAAACAATACCCATTACTACAAGCGCTACAATTTCAGGTCAAACCTGGATATTCAGGCCACCAAAACATTAAATTTCAGACTGGATATGACAGGCCGCTTTGGGGAAACCAATGAGCCGATCACAAATAGCCCTAACTCAAATGGATTGATCGGTGAGATCTATAGCTTTAATTTTTTGCCACCTTTTGCCTATGCGGTATACAATCCGGATGGTAGTTATGGAACCAATGCCAGCTTAAGTGGTGTAAACGTGGTAGGAAGGATAGCTACACAGGGCTATACCAGAAGTTTTGACAATGATCTGAACATCACTTTCGGGGGAACACAGAAATTGGAGATGCTTACCCAGGGCTTATCAGCAAAGGCATTGATCTCTTATGCTAGCTCACAGACCAATACCAGGGGATTGTCAAGGACCAGCACAAGCTTTCCAATGTATTACTACAACCAGGAAACAGGGTCCTATACGCCTAAAGATGCCACCATTTACCGGATACCAGCCTATAATCTGAGCCGTTCAGCAGGAGGTGTTTCCAGAACCACCAATATTCAGGCTTCCTTGAATTATGATCACAATTTTGATGACCACCGGGTATATGCATTGGGATTGTACAATAGGAACAGCTATATAGAAAATGACAATAGTAAGGCAGGATCAAGTTTGCCTACCAACTTCAGGGGTGTTACCCTAAGGGCCGGATATGATTATAAGCAAAAGTACTTGCTGGAATTTAATGCAGCCCGAAACGGTACAGATAAATTTGTTGGCAAAAAACGCAATGGCTGGTTCCCGGCAATATCTGCGGGATGGAACATTGCCGAAGAACCCTTTTTTAAAAAGAGCATTCCATTTATCAACCTGTTTAAAGTCCGTGGATCGTATGGTTTAGTTGGCTCCGATAATATTGGTGGTGCGCAATTTGTTTACGATCAGGTTTATACCAACAATGGTAGCTATTCTTTTGGACAGCAGCACAACAGCTATGCCGGGATACTGGAGGGAACCCTTGGCAATGATAATGTGACCTGGGAAAAGGAGAAGAAGGCAGATGTTGGTTTGGATATGAGTATGTTTGAGGGAAAATTTACGGTTACGGTAGATTATTTCAACAACAATAGGTTTGACATTCTGACCAGCCGGGCAAGTGTTCCCCTTATTGTTGGGATTGGTCTTCCTCCTGTTAACCTGGGTAAGGTGAATAACAGGGGCTGGGACGGTGAACTGAACTACAGGGACAACATCAACAACTTCCAGTATTTTGCCCGCGCGACCTTCTCCTACGCCAAAAATAAAATTGTTTTTAGAGATGAGGCAAACCCGAGATATCCCTGGCTGGCAAGAACCGGTCAGCCTGTAGGCCAGGGTTTTGGTTATGTATTTGACGGATATTACCAGGATGCAGATGATATAGCGAACAGTGCCAAACCTACCACAAGCATCAAGCCCGGCGACTTAAAATATAAGGACCTGAACGGAGATGGAATCATTGACGCATTGGATCAACGTCCGGTAGGAAGCCCGAATTTACCAAGTACTACGATGGGCCTAACCCTGGGTTTCAATTATAAAGGTTTTAGTTTCAGTGCTTTGTTGCAAGGGTCGTATGATTATTCCATGTATTTTGCTTCGGAAGCCATTGAGGGCCTAAGCTCTAATTTTCAGCCCATACACAAACAATCCTGGACGCCTGAACTGGGCAATAATGCAAAACTTCCTTTATTGGGAACCAATAGTACCATCAGCCGTGCCAACGTATCTTTATCAGACTTCTGGCTAATAGATGCCAAGTATCTCAGACTTAAAACCATGGAGGTAGGGTACCAGTTGCCGGTTCAGTGGACAAAGGCTATTGGTTTCAAAGGTATCAGGGTATATGCAAACGGTTATAACCTGCTAACCTGGACAAATGTAAATAAGTTCTATCAGGCAGATCCGGAGTCCGTAAATGCATCGGGTGGAATTATCAATACCGGGGCAATTACCGCATATCCTAATCAACGCATCTATAATTTCGGTGCTAACTTTTCATTATAA
- a CDS encoding RagB/SusD family nutrient uptake outer membrane protein: MKKNIYFIVAVLLLGVGACKKGSFLDAKQPSDLNEESTFTDSVRTIAFLTRSYVDVGFNFDANRWEGGGHPVLADEAIPVRFTGPQNDAILMASGALSASSTNVAKQVQVLNNWKTPWENIRRTNVFLLNVGRSPLSERLKKQLKAEARFLRAWYYFQLVKVYGGVPLIGDATYTATDNIDLPRSNYGDCVDYIVKECEAAAADLPSFSEQPQQDYGRITKGACMGLKSRMLLYAASPLFNGGGIANDAALKNIAGYATADPERWSKAAQAAKDIISSGSYTLMEDNVTRMGYGFYNVFLKRYNNEYLFAAMKAPNREYENNLLPTSRTGSGKSSAPTQQLVDAFGMENGLPITDPASGYNANDPYVKRDPRFGNSIIYNGSRFFLASSNAMVAVNTFVGSSPDGPAATGPISIPGYYWRKMMIEDGSGNTERCYPLIRYAEILLNYAEALNEYQGPIAEVYNTLIQVRKRAGILPGLNSNYGLKSGITKDEMRLVIQNERRVELALEEHRVWDVRRWKIAEVTDNVMLKGMKITKTGNNFSYEVIDIKPHAFRPAFYLFPIPESEIAKSPKLLQNPGW; encoded by the coding sequence ATGAAAAAAAATATATACTTTATAGTGGCAGTGCTCCTGTTGGGAGTGGGAGCCTGTAAAAAAGGAAGTTTTCTTGACGCCAAACAACCTAGTGACCTGAATGAGGAATCTACTTTTACAGATAGCGTACGAACTATTGCATTCCTCACACGTTCTTACGTGGATGTCGGTTTTAACTTCGACGCCAACCGCTGGGAAGGTGGTGGGCATCCGGTATTAGCAGATGAAGCCATCCCTGTTCGTTTTACGGGGCCACAGAATGATGCGATATTAATGGCCAGCGGAGCACTTTCTGCCTCAAGCACCAATGTTGCCAAGCAGGTTCAGGTTTTAAATAACTGGAAAACGCCATGGGAAAACATAAGAAGGACCAACGTTTTTCTCCTGAATGTTGGACGTAGTCCTTTGAGTGAGCGGTTAAAGAAACAATTAAAGGCGGAAGCCCGCTTCCTCAGGGCCTGGTATTATTTTCAGCTGGTAAAAGTATATGGAGGGGTACCTTTGATAGGGGATGCAACCTATACCGCTACGGATAACATTGATCTGCCCCGCTCTAATTATGGTGACTGTGTAGATTATATTGTAAAGGAGTGCGAAGCGGCGGCAGCCGATCTCCCCTCGTTTAGTGAGCAGCCACAGCAGGACTATGGTCGCATTACCAAAGGAGCTTGTATGGGCCTGAAGTCGAGAATGTTATTGTATGCTGCCAGTCCACTGTTTAACGGAGGCGGGATTGCCAATGACGCAGCGCTTAAGAATATTGCCGGCTATGCTACAGCGGATCCGGAACGCTGGAGCAAGGCCGCGCAGGCAGCAAAAGATATCATCAGTTCAGGCAGCTACACTTTGATGGAGGATAATGTAACGCGGATGGGCTATGGGTTTTACAATGTTTTTCTGAAGCGGTACAATAATGAGTACCTCTTTGCTGCAATGAAGGCTCCAAACAGGGAGTATGAAAATAATTTACTGCCTACTTCCAGAACCGGAAGTGGTAAGTCGAGTGCGCCTACCCAGCAACTGGTGGATGCTTTTGGGATGGAAAATGGATTGCCGATAACTGATCCTGCTTCTGGATACAACGCCAATGATCCTTATGTTAAAAGGGACCCGCGCTTTGGGAACAGCATCATTTACAATGGCTCCAGGTTCTTTCTGGCCAGCAGCAACGCCATGGTTGCCGTAAATACTTTTGTAGGTTCGAGCCCAGACGGACCAGCAGCAACAGGGCCAATCAGTATTCCGGGGTACTATTGGAGAAAGATGATGATTGAAGATGGTTCAGGTAATACTGAGCGCTGCTACCCTTTAATCCGTTATGCTGAAATTCTGCTCAATTATGCGGAAGCATTAAATGAGTACCAGGGTCCCATAGCTGAAGTATACAATACCCTGATACAAGTCAGGAAGCGGGCAGGCATATTGCCGGGATTAAATAGCAATTACGGACTAAAGAGCGGCATTACCAAGGACGAGATGCGTTTGGTTATCCAGAATGAGCGTCGGGTAGAACTCGCACTGGAAGAGCATAGGGTATGGGATGTAAGGAGATGGAAAATTGCGGAAGTAACAGACAATGTAATGTTAAAAGGGATGAAAATCACAAAAACAGGAAATAATTTCAGCTATGAAGTGATTGATATCAAACCTCATGCATTCAGACCGGCATTTTACCTGTTCCCTATCCCTGAGTCTGAGATTGCAAAATCTCCTAAACTGCTACAAAACCCAGGTTGGTAA